From Micromonospora echinospora, one genomic window encodes:
- a CDS encoding gamma-glutamylcyclotransferase, protein MRHYAAYGSNLDPARMRAYCPHSPMVGVGWLEGWRLTFAGEGVIGWEGAVSTIVESPGDRVFVALYDIHPYDAAQLDEIEGVTAGTYRKLHVRVSTLDGDVTAGVYVFAGYEGGLPTAWYLSEIANAAEKAGAPDDYVKELRSRPTGTASA, encoded by the coding sequence GTGCGTCATTACGCCGCCTACGGCTCAAACCTGGACCCCGCCCGGATGCGCGCCTACTGCCCGCACTCGCCGATGGTCGGCGTCGGCTGGCTGGAAGGCTGGCGACTCACCTTCGCGGGTGAGGGCGTCATCGGCTGGGAGGGCGCGGTCAGCACCATCGTCGAGTCCCCCGGCGACCGGGTGTTCGTGGCGCTCTACGACATCCACCCGTACGACGCCGCCCAACTCGACGAGATCGAGGGGGTGACCGCCGGCACGTACCGGAAACTGCACGTCCGGGTCTCGACCCTGGACGGCGACGTGACCGCCGGGGTCTACGTCTTCGCCGGGTACGAGGGCGGGCTCCCCACCGCGTGGTATCTCTCCGAGATCGCCAACGCCGCCGAGAAGGCGGGTGCGCCCGACGACTACGTCAAGGAACTGCGGTCCCGGCCCACCGGCACCGCGTCCGCGTAG
- a CDS encoding MBL fold metallo-hydrolase, producing the protein MRLTKYGHSCVRVEHDGGVLVIDPGTFSETAEALDGVDAVLITHQHPDHVDVAALTRQLDRRPFTLYGPASLATTVDGLPDVLTPVEPGQSFTAAGVPVRAYGGRHAVIHPDIPVVDNLGYLVGEVVYHPGDALVAPDDVAVDTLFLPIHAPWVKFSESLDFLRAVAPRRAYALHDGLLNANGLTVLETNFRRLSTVDYQRLTPGTRIDV; encoded by the coding sequence ATGCGGCTGACGAAGTACGGCCACTCCTGCGTCCGGGTCGAGCACGACGGGGGAGTGCTCGTCATCGACCCGGGAACGTTCAGCGAGACCGCCGAGGCGCTTGACGGGGTCGACGCGGTGCTGATCACCCACCAGCACCCGGACCACGTCGACGTGGCGGCGCTGACTCGCCAGCTCGACCGGCGCCCCTTCACCCTGTACGGGCCGGCGTCGCTGGCCACCACCGTGGACGGCCTGCCGGACGTGCTGACCCCGGTCGAGCCGGGGCAGTCGTTCACCGCCGCCGGTGTCCCGGTCCGCGCCTACGGCGGCCGGCACGCGGTGATCCACCCGGACATCCCGGTGGTCGACAACCTCGGGTACCTGGTCGGCGAGGTGGTCTACCACCCCGGTGACGCCCTGGTCGCACCGGACGACGTGGCGGTCGACACCCTCTTCCTGCCGATCCACGCACCGTGGGTGAAGTTCTCCGAGTCTCTGGACTTCCTTCGGGCGGTCGCCCCGCGCCGGGCGTACGCCCTGCACGACGGGCTGCTCAACGCCAACGGGCTCACCGTGCTGGAGACCAACTTCCGGCGGCTCTCCACCGTCGACTACCAGCGGTTGACGCCGGGTACCCGGATCGACGTCTGA
- a CDS encoding ABC transporter ATP-binding protein translates to MSAQAVPEEKRKGQMGGNERTPRRLPPGARRGGPATGVGVPAEKPLDFGPSARRLLGLLRPHRGRLLAVVALAVAGVGLTVVGPLILGYATDLIFGGVLSRQVPAGLTTEEAVARARAAGDDTLADLLARMDVVSGAGIDLGRLGRVLLLALGLFLLASLLTWVQAHMLTGVVQRTVQQLRADVAAKLHRLPLPYFDRQPRGELLSRVTNDIDNVAQSLQQTLSQLLTSVLTVLGVVVMMIVVSPLLTVLTLLAIPASVLVTRQVAKRSQRQFVAQWTHTGQLNALVEEAYTGHELVRVFGRQREVEADFAAKNEELYRAGFGAHFVSGIIMPSLMFIGNLGYVLVAVVGGLRVAAGAMSLGEVQAFIQYSRQFTQPLTQFASMINLLQSGVASAERVFAVLDAPEQTPDPVTRTPELPAAGARVGPVVTQRTGRPAGRVATGRVEFEKVSFRYDPDRPLIEDLSLVAEPGHTVAIVGPTGAGKTTLVNLILRFYELDSGRITLDGVDVTTMRRDELRGRIGMVLQDTWLFGGTIRENIAYGRPDATEEEILAAARATFVDRFVRSLPDGYDTVIDSEGGNVSAGEKQLITIARAFLAEPSLLILDEATSSVDTRTEVLVQHAMAALRSDRTSFVIAHRLSTIRDADLILMMEQGRIVEQGTHEELLAAGGAYHRLHHAQFSAPVQDDPSPVP, encoded by the coding sequence GTGAGCGCGCAGGCCGTACCCGAGGAAAAGCGGAAGGGACAGATGGGCGGGAACGAACGGACGCCCCGGCGGTTGCCGCCGGGCGCCCGGCGCGGCGGGCCGGCGACCGGGGTGGGCGTGCCGGCGGAGAAGCCGCTGGACTTCGGGCCGTCGGCCCGCCGGTTGCTCGGCCTGCTCCGGCCGCACCGGGGCCGGCTCCTCGCGGTGGTCGCCCTCGCCGTGGCCGGCGTGGGGCTCACCGTGGTCGGGCCGCTGATCCTCGGGTACGCCACCGACCTGATCTTCGGTGGGGTGCTCAGCCGGCAGGTCCCGGCCGGGCTGACCACCGAGGAGGCCGTGGCGCGGGCCCGGGCGGCCGGTGACGACACCCTCGCCGATCTGCTCGCCCGGATGGACGTGGTGTCCGGCGCGGGCATCGACCTCGGCCGCCTCGGGCGGGTGCTGCTGCTGGCCCTCGGACTGTTCCTGCTGGCCAGCCTGCTGACCTGGGTGCAGGCGCACATGCTCACCGGCGTGGTGCAGCGGACCGTGCAGCAGTTGCGCGCCGACGTGGCGGCGAAGCTGCACCGCCTGCCACTGCCCTATTTCGACCGGCAGCCCCGGGGCGAGCTGCTCAGCCGGGTCACCAACGACATCGACAACGTCGCGCAGAGCCTGCAACAGACGCTGAGCCAGTTGCTCACCTCGGTGCTGACCGTGCTCGGGGTGGTGGTGATGATGATCGTGGTCTCGCCGCTGCTGACTGTGCTCACCCTGCTGGCGATACCGGCGTCGGTGCTGGTCACCCGGCAGGTGGCCAAGCGCTCACAGCGGCAGTTCGTCGCCCAGTGGACGCACACCGGGCAACTCAACGCCCTGGTCGAGGAGGCGTACACCGGGCACGAGCTGGTCCGGGTCTTCGGTCGGCAGCGGGAGGTCGAGGCGGACTTCGCCGCGAAGAACGAGGAGTTGTACCGGGCCGGGTTCGGCGCCCACTTCGTCTCCGGGATCATCATGCCGTCGCTGATGTTCATCGGGAACCTCGGTTACGTGCTGGTCGCGGTGGTCGGCGGCCTGCGGGTGGCGGCGGGGGCGATGAGCCTGGGCGAGGTGCAGGCGTTCATCCAGTACTCGCGGCAGTTCACCCAGCCGCTGACCCAGTTCGCCTCGATGATCAATCTGCTCCAGTCCGGGGTGGCCTCGGCCGAACGCGTCTTCGCCGTCCTCGACGCGCCCGAGCAGACCCCGGACCCGGTGACCCGGACCCCGGAGCTGCCGGCCGCCGGCGCACGGGTCGGTCCGGTGGTGACCCAGCGGACCGGCCGGCCGGCCGGGCGCGTCGCCACCGGCCGGGTCGAGTTCGAGAAGGTCTCCTTCCGGTACGACCCGGACCGGCCGCTGATCGAGGACCTGTCGCTGGTCGCCGAACCCGGGCACACGGTGGCGATCGTCGGGCCGACCGGCGCGGGCAAGACCACCCTGGTCAACCTGATCCTGCGCTTCTACGAGCTGGACTCCGGGCGGATCACCCTGGACGGGGTGGACGTCACCACGATGCGCCGGGACGAGCTGCGCGGCCGGATCGGCATGGTGCTCCAGGACACCTGGCTCTTCGGCGGGACCATCCGGGAGAACATCGCCTACGGCCGGCCGGACGCGACCGAGGAGGAGATCCTGGCGGCGGCCCGGGCGACCTTCGTGGACCGGTTCGTCCGGAGCCTCCCGGACGGGTACGACACGGTCATCGACTCCGAGGGCGGCAACGTCAGCGCCGGCGAGAAGCAGCTGATCACCATCGCGCGGGCCTTCCTCGCCGAGCCGTCGCTGCTCATCCTGGACGAGGCGACCAGCTCGGTGGACACCCGTACCGAGGTGCTGGTGCAGCACGCGATGGCGGCGCTCCGGTCGGACCGGACCAGCTTCGTCATCGCCCACCGGCTCTCCACCATCCGGGACGCCGACCTGATCCTGATGATGGAGCAGGGCCGGATCGTCGAGCAGGGCACCCACGAGGAGTTGCTCGCCGCCGGGGGCGCGTACCACCGCCTGCACCACGCCCAGTTCTCCGCCCCGGTCCAGGACGACCCGTCGCCGGTGCCGTGA
- a CDS encoding SCO6745 family protein: protein MTPEQAAAASRAIVVELGEAYTRCPTTRRRARLLGISGWAFYVTARGGALGAVGSETAAACLGFIAPDAVAEGWDAAARVVAPREVAEAGLAECCRWGRQHLADAPGVNRLADLLHRAVAAAEAHGLPLFAAWRAMPVPDDAPGARAAVGLHLLRELYLGAYLLAVRVSGMTPLEAVLAGAEGEAGAMAGGWPRPYPPVGPLVRRRLWAEAATDRLVSSAFRALGSAERVELVDLLTVTHRRVRAADGCPPTGH from the coding sequence ATGACACCGGAACAGGCCGCCGCGGCGAGCCGGGCGATCGTGGTGGAGCTGGGGGAGGCGTACACCCGGTGCCCCACCACCCGCCGCCGGGCGCGGCTGCTCGGCATCTCCGGGTGGGCCTTCTACGTCACCGCCCGGGGCGGCGCGCTCGGTGCCGTCGGGTCGGAGACCGCCGCCGCCTGCCTGGGCTTCATCGCCCCGGACGCGGTCGCCGAGGGCTGGGACGCGGCAGCCCGGGTGGTCGCCCCGCGCGAGGTGGCCGAGGCCGGCCTCGCCGAGTGCTGTCGCTGGGGTCGTCAGCACCTGGCCGACGCCCCCGGCGTGAACCGCCTCGCCGACCTGCTGCACCGGGCGGTGGCCGCCGCGGAGGCGCACGGCCTGCCCCTCTTCGCGGCCTGGCGGGCGATGCCGGTGCCGGACGACGCGCCCGGTGCGCGCGCGGCCGTGGGGCTGCACCTGCTGCGGGAGTTGTACCTCGGCGCGTACCTGCTCGCCGTGCGGGTCAGCGGCATGACCCCGTTGGAGGCGGTGCTCGCCGGGGCGGAGGGCGAGGCCGGGGCGATGGCCGGCGGTTGGCCCCGTCCGTATCCGCCGGTGGGCCCGCTGGTGCGGCGGAGGCTCTGGGCGGAGGCGGCGACCGACCGCCTGGTCTCCTCCGCCTTCCGGGCCCTGGGGTCGGCGGAGCGGGTCGAACTGGTCGACCTGCTGACCGTCACCCACCGGCGGGTGCGCGCCGCCGACGGGTGCCCGCCGACCGGCCACTGA
- a CDS encoding DUF4349 domain-containing protein: protein MVDNGRRRWGAPLVALGLVALVAVGGCSADRGSDSERAASDNAAGGAPAPAAPEAGRDAAGSDAAPGGAGGVDLRVDQRAIVYTGSVRVQVDDVDRAAQDTVALVTAAGGFVGGDERRGVDEDARAQLELRVPAARFTGVVDGIAKLGEQQWREIRTEDVTEQTVDLDARITTQRARVESARRLLARASSISDLVQLENELGRREADLASLEAKKRRLADLTALSTINVSLVTENTRTSDTDETGFLAGLASGWRTFLDSVTVLVTVLGALLPWLVVLAVPVVLVWRLARRRRQRRGAQVVPGAPAYPMMPGPVPAGVGAAPRPAPPAQRSPGSGTSPRPATPAPPSTGGGTPPSPGGVSESPPAP from the coding sequence ATGGTGGATAACGGACGACGGCGGTGGGGCGCACCGCTGGTGGCTCTCGGCCTGGTGGCACTGGTCGCTGTCGGCGGATGCTCGGCCGACCGGGGCAGCGACAGCGAGCGGGCCGCCTCGGACAACGCGGCTGGCGGTGCCCCGGCGCCGGCGGCACCGGAGGCGGGCCGGGACGCCGCCGGATCGGACGCCGCGCCGGGCGGAGCCGGAGGCGTGGACCTGCGGGTGGACCAACGCGCCATCGTCTACACCGGATCGGTACGGGTGCAGGTCGACGATGTCGACCGGGCCGCCCAGGACACCGTCGCGCTGGTCACCGCGGCCGGCGGCTTCGTCGGTGGGGACGAGCGGCGCGGGGTCGACGAGGACGCCCGCGCCCAGTTGGAGTTGCGGGTGCCGGCGGCGCGGTTCACCGGGGTGGTCGACGGGATCGCCAAGCTGGGCGAGCAGCAGTGGCGGGAGATCCGCACCGAGGACGTGACCGAGCAGACGGTCGACCTGGACGCGCGGATCACCACGCAGCGGGCCCGCGTGGAGAGCGCCCGCCGGCTGCTGGCCCGGGCCTCCTCGATCAGCGACCTGGTCCAGTTGGAGAACGAACTGGGCCGGCGGGAGGCCGACCTCGCCTCGCTGGAGGCGAAGAAGCGCCGGCTGGCCGACCTGACCGCGCTCTCCACCATCAACGTCTCGCTGGTCACCGAGAACACCCGGACCAGCGACACGGACGAGACCGGTTTCCTGGCCGGGCTCGCCAGTGGCTGGCGGACCTTCCTGGACTCGGTGACCGTCCTGGTCACCGTGCTCGGCGCGCTGCTGCCGTGGCTGGTCGTACTCGCCGTACCGGTGGTGCTGGTCTGGCGGTTGGCGCGTCGACGGCGTCAGCGGCGTGGCGCGCAGGTCGTTCCCGGCGCTCCGGCGTACCCGATGATGCCCGGCCCGGTGCCCGCCGGGGTCGGTGCCGCGCCACGGCCGGCGCCGCCCGCCCAGCGGTCGCCCGGGAGCGGCACGTCACCCCGGCCGGCGACGCCCGCCCCGCCGTCGACCGGAGGCGGTACGCCGCCGTCGCCGGGTGGGGTCAGCGAGTCTCCGCCAGCGCCCTGA
- the thrS gene encoding threonine--tRNA ligase, which translates to MRPGPSPCSDRSLPGSYPNQETPMNDHRRLGRDLDLFASDPLSGAGLPLWLPAGAAARHAVEEYLREVERRAGYQHVHTPPLGRRDLFDRSGHLGYFADDMFPPMRLGADEFVLRPALCPHHALVYQSRGRSYRELPLRVAELGGMYRAERSGVLGGLSRVRAISLNDAHNFCAPEQVGAEVAEILGLIRAAHAALGVRAAGFRLSLRGPGEKYVGEEEQWRRAEELLRAALVGIEHTEAPGEAAFYGPKIDIQVRDAAGREFTLSTVQLDFDKPERFDLSYVDGGGKRRRPVMVHRSLVGSMERLFAYLIEEHAGAFPAWYAPVQVVVLPLDDRQADPAAGFARDCRHAGLRAEVDAAGSLGARIRDAARRRIPYVAVVGPREAAEGRVSLRQRDGRRLDPLPGSAALDLVTAAARPPLG; encoded by the coding sequence ATCCGCCCGGGGCCTTCGCCGTGCTCCGACCGGTCGCTTCCGGGGTCGTACCCGAACCAGGAGACCCCGATGAACGACCACCGCAGGCTCGGCCGTGACCTGGACCTCTTTGCCTCCGACCCGCTCAGCGGCGCCGGGCTGCCGCTCTGGCTGCCGGCCGGCGCAGCCGCCCGGCACGCGGTCGAGGAGTACCTCCGGGAGGTGGAGCGCCGGGCCGGCTACCAGCACGTCCACACCCCGCCGCTGGGCCGGCGGGACCTCTTCGACCGCTCCGGTCACCTCGGCTACTTCGCCGACGACATGTTTCCGCCGATGCGACTGGGTGCGGACGAGTTCGTCCTCCGGCCGGCGCTCTGCCCGCACCACGCGCTGGTCTACCAGTCCCGGGGCCGCTCCTATCGGGAGCTGCCGCTGCGCGTCGCCGAACTGGGCGGCATGTACCGGGCGGAGCGTTCGGGGGTGCTCGGCGGGCTCTCCCGGGTACGCGCCATCTCGCTCAACGACGCGCACAACTTCTGCGCCCCGGAACAGGTCGGCGCGGAGGTCGCGGAGATCCTCGGGCTGATCCGGGCGGCGCACGCCGCGCTCGGCGTACGGGCCGCCGGGTTCCGGCTGTCGCTGCGCGGGCCGGGGGAGAAGTACGTCGGCGAGGAGGAGCAGTGGCGTCGGGCCGAGGAACTGCTGCGGGCCGCCCTGGTCGGGATCGAGCACACCGAGGCCCCCGGCGAGGCCGCCTTCTACGGCCCGAAGATCGACATCCAGGTGCGGGACGCGGCGGGGCGGGAGTTCACCCTCTCCACCGTGCAGCTCGACTTCGACAAACCGGAGCGGTTCGACCTGTCGTACGTCGACGGGGGCGGGAAGCGACGTCGACCGGTGATGGTGCACCGGAGCCTGGTCGGCAGCATGGAACGCCTCTTCGCGTACCTGATCGAGGAGCACGCCGGCGCGTTCCCGGCCTGGTACGCCCCGGTGCAGGTGGTGGTGCTCCCGCTGGACGACCGGCAGGCCGACCCGGCGGCGGGGTTCGCCCGGGACTGCCGCCACGCCGGGTTGCGGGCCGAGGTGGACGCCGCCGGTTCCCTCGGCGCGCGCATCCGGGACGCCGCCCGCCGCCGGATCCCGTACGTGGCCGTGGTCGGCCCCCGGGAGGCCGCCGAGGGCCGGGTGAGCCTGCGTCAGCGCGACGGCCGACGGCTCGACCCCCTGCCCGGCTCCGCCGCCCTCGACCTGGTCACCGCTGCCGCCCGTCCACCGCTGGGGTGA
- a CDS encoding DedA family protein, whose translation MASPAWAYLILLGLLAVDAFVPVIPTQAIMITGGALTVYGELNLPLTIGIGATGVFAGDLACYLLGRRTPERVAPRQRRPGRARRAAGRFTQGLRRPGPLVILLCRFVPGGRMAACFSAGRSRYPYRLFLCYEAVAALGWAAYGGLVGHLGGAALTRSAWLLVLIAAGAAAGFAAAGWALNQVAARQARVAGAAPGAETTTVGTSSR comes from the coding sequence GTGGCGTCACCCGCGTGGGCCTACCTGATCCTGCTCGGCCTCCTGGCGGTGGACGCCTTCGTCCCGGTGATCCCGACGCAGGCCATCATGATCACCGGCGGCGCGCTGACCGTGTACGGCGAACTGAACCTCCCGTTGACCATCGGGATCGGCGCGACCGGGGTGTTCGCCGGCGACCTGGCCTGCTACCTGCTGGGCCGACGGACCCCGGAGCGGGTGGCGCCCCGCCAGCGGCGACCGGGTCGGGCCCGCCGGGCGGCCGGCCGGTTCACCCAGGGGCTGCGCCGTCCCGGCCCGCTGGTGATCCTGCTCTGCCGGTTCGTGCCCGGCGGACGGATGGCGGCGTGCTTCTCCGCCGGCCGCAGCCGCTACCCGTACCGCCTCTTCCTCTGTTACGAGGCGGTCGCCGCGCTGGGCTGGGCGGCGTACGGCGGACTCGTCGGCCACCTGGGCGGCGCGGCGCTGACCCGGTCGGCCTGGCTGCTGGTGCTGATCGCGGCCGGGGCGGCGGCCGGGTTCGCGGCGGCCGGCTGGGCGTTGAACCAGGTCGCCGCCCGCCAGGCGCGCGTCGCCGGGGCCGCCCCCGGGGCGGAGACGACGACAGTGGGCACCTCCTCCCGCTGA
- a CDS encoding NAD(P)H-quinone dehydrogenase, which translates to MSRIVIIGGGPAGYEAALVAAQLDADVTVVEAEGAGGACVLWDCVPSKTFIASSEVVTGYRDTEEFGVDSDGLEAVTVDARAVHERVKRLALAQSADIHAKLVKAGVNVVTGRARLGEDTLGHTHRVVVTPSDGEPEHSIAASTVLIATGATPRQLPTAVPDGERILTWRQVYDLPDLPEHLIVVGSGVTGAEFASAYLAMGVEVTLVSSRDRVMPHEDADAAMAIERVFRSRGMSILNNSRAEAVRRTDDGVEVQLSDGRLVAGSHALIAVGSVPNTAGLGLAEYGVQLAQGGYVTVDRVSRTTVPGIYAAGDCTGLLPLASVAAMQGRIAMWHALGEAVRPLRLRTVSANVFTDPELATVGVSQNEVDAGKVPARQVMLPLAGNPRAKMAGLNDGFVKLFCRPASGQVVGGVVVAPKASELILPITMAVENNLTVNELAQTFTIYPSLSGSIAEAARQLMLHELE; encoded by the coding sequence GTGAGCCGGATCGTGATCATCGGCGGTGGGCCGGCCGGATACGAGGCGGCGCTGGTCGCCGCCCAGCTCGACGCCGATGTCACCGTGGTGGAGGCCGAGGGGGCCGGCGGTGCCTGCGTGCTCTGGGACTGCGTCCCCTCGAAGACCTTCATCGCCAGCTCGGAGGTGGTCACCGGTTACCGGGACACCGAGGAGTTCGGGGTGGACTCCGACGGCCTGGAGGCGGTCACCGTCGACGCGCGGGCCGTCCACGAGCGGGTCAAGCGGCTGGCCCTGGCCCAGTCCGCCGACATCCACGCCAAGCTGGTCAAGGCGGGCGTCAACGTCGTCACCGGCCGGGCCCGGCTCGGCGAGGACACCCTCGGGCACACCCACCGGGTCGTGGTCACCCCGTCCGACGGCGAGCCGGAACACTCGATCGCCGCGTCGACCGTGCTGATCGCCACCGGGGCCACCCCGCGCCAGCTCCCCACCGCCGTGCCCGACGGCGAGCGCATCCTCACCTGGCGGCAGGTCTACGACCTCCCCGACCTGCCCGAACACCTGATCGTGGTCGGTTCCGGCGTGACCGGTGCCGAGTTCGCCAGCGCGTACCTGGCGATGGGGGTCGAGGTCACCCTGGTCTCCAGCCGGGACCGGGTCATGCCCCACGAGGACGCCGACGCGGCGATGGCCATCGAGCGGGTGTTCCGCTCCCGGGGCATGAGCATCCTCAACAACTCCCGCGCCGAGGCGGTCCGCCGCACCGACGACGGGGTCGAGGTGCAGCTCTCCGACGGACGTCTCGTGGCGGGTTCGCACGCGCTGATCGCGGTCGGCTCGGTGCCGAACACCGCCGGCCTCGGTCTCGCCGAGTACGGCGTCCAGCTCGCCCAGGGCGGGTACGTCACCGTGGACCGGGTCTCCCGCACCACCGTGCCCGGCATCTACGCCGCCGGTGACTGCACCGGGCTGCTCCCGCTGGCCAGCGTCGCCGCCATGCAGGGCCGGATCGCGATGTGGCACGCGCTCGGCGAGGCCGTCCGGCCGCTGCGGCTGCGGACCGTCTCGGCGAACGTCTTCACCGACCCGGAACTCGCCACCGTCGGGGTGTCGCAGAACGAGGTGGACGCCGGGAAGGTGCCGGCGCGGCAGGTGATGCTGCCGCTGGCCGGCAACCCCCGGGCCAAGATGGCCGGGCTGAACGACGGCTTCGTCAAGCTGTTCTGCCGGCCCGCCAGCGGTCAGGTGGTCGGCGGGGTGGTCGTCGCGCCGAAGGCCAGCGAGCTGATCCTGCCGATCACCATGGCGGTGGAGAACAACCTCACCGTCAACGAGTTGGCCCAGACGTTCACCATCTACCCGTCGCTGTCCGGCTCGATCGCCGAGGCGGCCCGACAGTTGATGCTGCACGAGCTGGAGTGA
- a CDS encoding amidohydrolase yields MTSALTLPNGSHLASSWHEAPPGSQPLPFELDHLLALRTPGLIATRRHLHSHPELSGEEFETAALIARELSLAGLQPRMLPKGNGVICDIDGRPDGPVVALRADIDALPLTDVKDVPYRSTVDGVCHACGHDVHTTVLLGVGMLLAQLADLGELPGRVRLIFQPAEEILPCGSLEVIEAGGLEDVTRIFALHCDPNLPVGKIGLRVGPITAAADNVTVRLSGPGGHTARPHLTVDMVDALGRLVTEVPALVSRRVPANSGLLLVFGQASAGTRYNVIPSEAVASGTLRAMTREAWEEAPKIVGQVVRDVLAPTGATVDLEYLRGRPPVSNDARAIQVLTAATVTALGPDGVAETPQSMGGEDFSWYLEYVPGALARLGVGRSGPSLDLHRPSFDVDERAIAVGVRLMVQTALRALAETR; encoded by the coding sequence GTGACGAGTGCGTTGACGCTGCCCAACGGCAGCCACCTGGCGTCGTCCTGGCACGAGGCGCCGCCGGGATCCCAACCCCTGCCGTTCGAGCTCGACCATCTGCTCGCGCTCCGGACACCCGGCCTCATCGCCACCCGTCGGCACCTCCACTCGCACCCGGAACTCTCCGGTGAGGAGTTCGAGACGGCCGCGCTGATCGCCCGGGAACTCTCCCTGGCCGGGCTGCAACCCCGCATGCTGCCCAAGGGCAACGGGGTGATCTGCGACATCGACGGACGCCCGGACGGCCCGGTGGTCGCGCTGCGCGCCGACATCGACGCGCTGCCGCTGACCGACGTGAAGGACGTGCCGTACCGCTCCACGGTCGACGGGGTCTGCCACGCCTGCGGACACGACGTGCACACCACCGTGCTGCTCGGCGTCGGCATGCTCCTCGCCCAGCTCGCCGACCTCGGCGAACTGCCCGGCCGGGTCCGGCTGATCTTCCAGCCGGCCGAGGAGATCCTGCCCTGCGGCTCGCTGGAGGTCATCGAGGCCGGCGGGCTGGAGGACGTGACCCGGATCTTCGCCCTGCACTGCGACCCCAACCTGCCGGTCGGCAAGATCGGCCTGCGGGTCGGTCCGATCACCGCCGCCGCCGACAACGTCACCGTCCGGCTGAGCGGGCCGGGCGGTCACACCGCCCGGCCCCACCTCACCGTCGACATGGTCGACGCCCTCGGTCGGCTGGTCACCGAGGTCCCGGCGCTGGTCAGCCGCCGGGTGCCGGCCAACAGCGGCCTGCTGCTGGTGTTCGGGCAGGCCTCGGCCGGCACCCGCTACAACGTCATCCCGTCCGAGGCGGTCGCCTCCGGCACCCTGCGCGCCATGACCCGGGAGGCCTGGGAGGAGGCGCCGAAGATCGTGGGCCAGGTGGTCCGGGACGTCCTCGCCCCCACCGGCGCCACGGTCGACCTGGAGTACCTGCGGGGACGCCCGCCGGTCAGCAACGACGCGCGGGCGATCCAGGTGCTCACCGCCGCCACGGTCACCGCGCTCGGCCCCGACGGGGTCGCCGAGACGCCGCAGAGCATGGGCGGCGAGGACTTCTCCTGGTACCTGGAATACGTCCCCGGCGCGCTGGCCCGGCTCGGGGTCGGCCGGTCCGGGCCCAGCCTCGACCTGCACCGCCCCTCGTTCGACGTGGACGAGCGGGCCATCGCGGTCGGCGTCCGGCTCATGGTGCAGACCGCGCTCAGGGCGCTGGCGGAGACTCGCTGA